The Oncorhynchus kisutch isolate 150728-3 linkage group LG20, Okis_V2, whole genome shotgun sequence genome has a segment encoding these proteins:
- the LOC109885783 gene encoding calcineurin subunit B type 1, whose product MGNEASYPLEMCSHFDADEIKRLGKRFKKLDLDNSGSLSVEEFMSLPELQQNPLVQRVIDIFDTDGNGEVDFKEFIEGVSQFSVKGDKESKLRFAFRIYDMDKDGYISNGELFQVLKMMVGNNLKDTQLQQIVDKTIINADKDGDGRISFEEFCLVVGGLDIHKKMVVDV is encoded by the exons tcgATGCTGATGAGATTAAGCGTCTGGGAAAGAGGTTTAAGAAACTGGACCTTGATAACTCTGGGTCCCTTAGCGTGGAGGAGTTCATGTCCCTCCCTGAACTCCAGCAGAACCCGCTGGTCCAGAGGGTCATCGACATCTTCGACACCGATGGAAACGGAGAGGTGGACTTCAAGG AATTCATTGAGGGAGTCTCACAATTCAGTGTCAAGGGGGACAAGGAGTCAAAACTTCGGT TTGCCTTCCGGATCTACGACATGGACAAGGATGGCTACATCTCCAACGGAGAGCTCTTCCAGGTGCTGAAGATGATGGTAGGAAACAATCTGAAGGACACCCAGCTGCAGCAGATCGTGGACAAGACCATCATCAACGCAGACAAGGACGGAGACGGCAGGATATCCTTTGAAGAGTTCTGCTTA GTGGTGGGTGGCCTTGACATACACAAAAAGATGGTGGTAGACGTGTGA